In Halarcobacter bivalviorum, a genomic segment contains:
- a CDS encoding YigZ family protein, whose protein sequence is MYFVKEETSSTYEEKKSKFIAYLAPFSKFDSLMKELRKEHPKARHFVYAYRYLNEFNQIVENSSDDGEPRGTSGKPSLNVLAGNELINSAVIIIRYFGGIKLGTGGLVRAYSDAVNLVINNSKLIKYEDKQKVTLKVDYSRLSKIEYILNELEIEVSNKEFQNEVTLFLLVTKEQKLELEKQLPIDLQLNN, encoded by the coding sequence ATGTATTTTGTAAAAGAAGAGACTTCATCTACATATGAAGAGAAAAAATCAAAATTTATAGCTTATTTAGCACCTTTTAGCAAATTTGATTCTTTGATGAAAGAATTAAGGAAAGAACATCCTAAAGCTAGACACTTCGTTTATGCTTATAGATATTTAAATGAATTTAATCAAATTGTAGAAAATAGTAGTGATGATGGAGAGCCACGAGGTACAAGTGGAAAACCTTCCTTAAATGTATTAGCTGGAAATGAATTAATAAATAGTGCAGTAATTATTATTAGATATTTTGGTGGAATTAAATTAGGAACAGGTGGTTTAGTTCGTGCATATAGTGATGCTGTAAATTTAGTGATTAATAATAGTAAGTTAATAAAATATGAAGATAAACAAAAAGTTACTTTAAAAGTAGATTATTCAAGATTATCAAAAATAGAATATATTTTAAATGAATTAGAAATAGAAGTTTCTAACAAAGAGTTTCAAAATGAAGTAACTCTTTTTTTACTTGTAACAAAAGAACAAAAATTAGAGTTGGAAAAACAGCTACCAATAGACTTACAATTGAATAATTAA